A window of the Trichoderma asperellum chromosome 4, complete sequence genome harbors these coding sequences:
- a CDS encoding uncharacterized protein (TransMembrane:1 (o1661-1680i)) — MADNEAAFRISSGTSASTDSTRSSLTAKPSTPTTATAESSSRTAPPAHIDTEASTPQHYRSLSRDDDLQISPTTSTATTRGAMSPTTSRESGRRLSDLTNYRRDLAVLDPLRGHSNPSNYPASLVDESADTMSLFSQYSAGLHGLGSRTGASSSLGLQDSPEHLYSPNDRRPSEASVTTTASSTGSKASGHRGNMRKLQGFFGEEFPGRDSSESSLPTSYMGKDQRSRSYSHTRPTHRDRNYSNATDHTRDASPASSRPRTPVPAPEVVPFLYQDNNDIARYGEAPVRDIMTGPDRDRYMSDGAPQVPPKSSSSSRAGIVHLPGHYHRHNKSIDDPRSLRPSTSREDSTSSSYPRDRGAMTGTIFSSSRSRAQSPTPSVQSAHTPYSKSSQVEGHASPGHHGKLGLLGRFRRHKDKDDGNAGGSKLKDLPQSTRSLQAKSSKTDLTRPELSPSAFPSTFVLGSGDVSDASETRSLAGPRAATFKNNFPFSKNRRPPRPFECDDTIGPTDRADPGHMYHLDTNLNDMEGILAKPPPLTPMDTSFVNNVDPDSIDSAVSAPKGRWDAPDSWAVRRGTEDTTVQQPEVEDLSSPPRPEEKLTPYFIRIFRSDGTFSTHSMALDATVAEVISQVIKKTYVVDGLENYHIIMRKHDLIRVLTPGERPLLIQKRLLQQLGYEEKDKIEDLGREDIGYLCRFMFLSARESDFHSKTADLGFQKAQKINYVDLSGRNLVTIPISLYLKANDIISLNLSRNLSLDVPRDFIQSCKNLRDIKFNNNEARKLPLSLGRAARLTYLDASNNRLEQLEHAELNALAGLLKMNLANNRLSHLPPYFGAYQALRSLNLSSNFLDSFPPFLCDLQSLVDLDLSFNSISELPEEIGQLKNLEKLLITNNHLSDSVPDTFRDLISLRELDIKYNYITNIDTISELPKLEILYAAHNHISAFVGKFERIRQLKLNSNPLNKFEIQEPLPTLKTLNLSQGQLASIDSAFANMPNLERLVLDKNHFVSLPPQIGTLTRLEHFSIAHNSVGELPPQIGCLTELRVLDVRDNNISKLPMEIWWANRLETFNASSNMLETFPKPASRAPRLPGEEGQGPPPTSNGKALPSGTLSATGSSDELGEERRPSQASSTTLLSVGPTPNIPGADRKSSVVSVYGKGGRKTSVMSRGTTQSQNTVSTSAQSVRKDSGLSSRLTNTFSGSLRNLYLADNRLDDDVFDQITLLAELRVLNLSYNWEVSDMPQRSMKSWPQLVELYLSGNVLTSLPADDLEETSLLQTLYINGNKFTNLPADISRAKKLAVLDCGNNSLKYNIANVPYDWNWNLNPNLRYLNLSGNKRLEIKQTAWGGIDGPGAVNREEYTDFNRLPNLRILGLMDVTLTQPSIPDQSEDRRVRTSGSLAGHLPYGMADTLGKNEHLSTVDLVVPRFNSSETEMLLGLFDGQALSSGGSKIAKYLHENFGLIFAQELKALKTRQSETPADALRRAFLALNKELVTAAVQYTDDRKKKSHRGVTQPVILSREDLNSGGVATVLYLQGTELYVANVGDVQAMVIKTDSKHHILTRKHDPAEVSERSRIREAGGWVSRNGRLNDVLQVSRAFGYVDLMPAVQAAPHVTNMTIRENDDIIVMATSELWEYLPPGLITDIARAERQDLMRAAQKLRDLAMAYGASGKIMVMMISVVDLKRRVERSRLHRGTSMSLYPSGVPAEAPYLLSTRRGRKGKGDVLDSSLNRLEAEIPAPTGNVSIAFTDIKNSTTLWEMYPNAMRSAIKLHNEVMRRQLRRIGGYEVKTEGDAFMVSFPTATSALLWCFAVQMELLDVPWPSEVLNSMSCQPIYDKDNALIFKGLSVRMGIHYGDCVCETDPVTRRMDYFGPMVNKASRISAVADGGQITVSSDFISEIQRCLENYQDTDRNISTGSEASFEDESLAATIRKDLRSLTSQGFEVKEMGEKKLKGLENPEIVYSLYPHALTGRIEYHLQHERREETTDKPTAIMGGELSFDPDAIWSLWKVSLRLEMLCSTLETVRGPGLQPPETELLERMKNRGGEVTERFLINFMEHQVSRIETCVSTLTMRHLAIGGGTLRELNQLRAPMAAVFEAFMAQKEELERYKQKYGELDDDDRSNGVMTADSVEELEDGSDTEQE; from the exons ATGGCCGACAATGAGGCTGCCTTCCGCATCAGCTCCGGCACGAGCGCAAGCACCGACAGCACTCGCTCCTCTCTGACTGCGAAGCCTTCGACCCCGACGACGGCGACAGCTGAATCCTCGTCGCGAACAGCGCCACCTGCGCACATCGACACGGAAGCCTCCACGCCCCAGCACTACAG AAGCCTCTCACGAGACGATGATCTCCAGATCTCGCCTACCACgtccaccgccaccacccgCGGCGCCATGTCGCCAACGACGTCGAGGGAAAGTGGCCGCCGCCTAAGCGATCTCACAAACTATCGCCGCGATCTGGCCGTCCTCGATCCTCTGCGTGGCCACTCCAACCCCTCCAACTATCCCGCGAGCCTCGTCGATGAATCGGCCGACACCATGTCGCTGTTCTCGCAGTACTCCGCCGGGCTGCATGGCCTGGGATCGCGCACCGGCGCAAGCTCGTCGCTGGGCCTCCAAGACTCACCGGAGCACTTGTATTCTCCAAACGACAGACGGCCTTCTGAAGCTAGTGTCACCACCACGGCTAGCAGCACTGGATCCAAGGCTAGTGGGCACCGTGGCAATATGCGCAAGCTGCAGGGCTTCTTTGGCGAAGAGTTTCCTGGCCGCGATAGTTCCGAGAGTAGCCTCCCGACATCATATATGGGGAAAGACCAACGATCGCGCTCTTACAGTCACACTCGCCCAACGCATCGCGATCGCAACTACTCTAATGCCACCGATCATACCAGGGATGCCTCGCCTGCATCATCAAGACCCAGGACCCCAGTTCCGGCCCCTGAAGTAGTGCCTTTTTTGTATCAGGACAACAAT GACATTGCGCGGTATGGAGAGGCACCCGTGAGAGACATCATGACCGGGCCCGATCGGGATCGATACATGTCAGATGGCGCGCCCCAGGTGCCGCCGAAatcgtcctcttcctcacgcGCAGGCATCGTCCACCTCCCCGGCCACTATCACCGCCATAACAAGAGCATCGATGATCCAAGGAGCCTGCGGCCGAGCACCAGCAGGGAGGACTCTACGAGCAGTTCATATCCCCGCGACCGAGGAGCCATGACCGGAACaatcttcagcagctcgcGCTCCAGAGCCCAGAGTCCGACGCCGAGCGTTCAAAGTGCGCATACGCCCTACTCAAAGTCAAGCCAGGTGGAGGGACACGCTTCCCCTGGACATCATGGCAAACTTGGGCTGCTCGGTCGTTTTCGACGgcacaaggacaaggacgaTGGCAATGCCGGCGGCTCCAAGTTGAAAGATCTTCCTCAGTCTACAAGATCTTTGCAGGCAAAGTCTTCCAAGACGGATTTGACGCGCCCCGAGCTGTCGCCATCTGCATTCCCATCCACCTTTGTCCTCGGCTCTGGAGACGTCTCTGATGCTTCCGAGACTCGGTCGCTTGCTGGCCCTCGCGCCGCAACCTTCAAGAACAACTTTCCCTTCTCCAAGAACAGGCGACCCCCTCGGCCCTTCGAATGCGACGATACCATAGGCCCGACCGACCGCGCTGACCCTGGCCATATGTACCACCTCGACACGAACTTGAACGATATGGAAGGTATTCTGGCCAAGCCACCCCCATTGACCCCCATGGACACGTCCTTCGTGAATAACGTCGACCCTGACTCCATCGATTCGGCAGTTTCAGCGCCGAAGGGACGCTGGGATGCTCCCGACAGCTGGGCAGTCCGCCGAGGGACCGAGGACACTACGGTACAGCAACCGGAAGTGGAAGACCTCTCAAGCCCACCACGGccggaggagaagctgaCTCCTTACTTTATTCGCATTTTCCGATCGGACGGGACCTTTTCAACACACTCCATGGCTCTGGATGCCACCGTCGCAGAAGTCATATCTCAAGTTATTAAGAAAACCTATGTCGTCGACGGGCTCGAGAACTATCACATAATCATGAGGAAGCATGACCTTATTCGCGTCCTTACGCCGGGCGAGCGGCCATTGCTCATTCAGAAACGACTTTTACAGCAGCTCGGCtatgaagagaaagataaGATAGAGGACCTGGGCCGAGAGGATATCGGCTACTTGTGCCGGTTCATGTTCTTGTCTGCTAGGGAAAGTGACTTCCACTCAAAAACGGCGGATCTAGGCTTTCAGAAAGCGCAGAAGATCAACTATGTTGATCTTTCGGGCCGCAATCTCGTCACCATCCCCATCTCCCTCTATCTTAAGGCTAACGATATCATATCACTCAACCTCTCGCGCAATCTGTCGTTAGATGTGCCAAGAGACTTTATCCAATCTTGCAAGAACCTCCGGGATAtcaaatttaataataacgaAGCAAGAAAATTGCCGCTTAGCCTCGGCCGCGCTGCGAGACTGACCTATCTAGATGCTTCGAATAACAGGTTGGAACAGCTGGAGCATGCCGAATTGAATGCCCTCGCTGGACTTTTGAAGATGAATCTCGCCAACAATCGGTTATCGCACTTGCCTCCTTATTTCGGTGCGTACCAGGCGCTGAGGAGCTTGAATCTTTCTTCCAACTTTTTGGACTCTTTCCCTCCCTTCTTATGCGACTTGCAAAGTCTGGTTGATCTAGACCTAAGCTTCAACAGTATCTCAGAGCTGCCAGAGGAGATTGGCCAGTTGAAGAACCTAGAAAAGCTTCTCATTACCAATAACCATCTAAGTGATAGCGTCCCCGACACGTTTCGAGACCTCATTAGCCTGCGCGAACTTGATATCAAGTACAACTATATCACTAATATTGATACTATATCCGAGCTTCCCAAACTGGAGATTCTATACGCCGCCCACAACCACATCTCGGCCTTTGTTGGTAAATTCGAGCGGATCCGCCAACTCAAGCTGAATTCGAATCCACTGAACAAGTTCGAAATCCAAGAACCGCTTCCGACCCTCAAGACCCTGAACCTTTCACAGGGCCAGCTGGCGAGCATCGACTCCGCCTTTGCGAATATGCCAAATTTAGAGCGCCTGGTTCTTGATAAGAATCACTTTGTCTCGCTGCCGCCCCAGATTGGCACGTTGACTCGTTTGGAACACTTCAGTATTGCCCATAACTCTGTAGGCGAGCTCCCGCCCCAGATTGGTTGCCTAACAGAGCTACGGGTTCTTGATGTTCGAGACAACAACATCTCTAAGCTGCCCATGGAAATTTGGTGGGCTAACAGGCTTGAGACCTTCAATGCCTCTTCTAATATGCTAGAAACCTTCCCTAAACCTGCTTCGCGGGCCCCGAGGCTGCCCGGCGAAGAAGGACAGGGGCCGCCTCCAACATCCAATGGCAAGGCGCTCCCGTCAGGGACTCTTTCCGCCACTGGCAGCTCCGACGAACTAGGAGAGGAGCGCCGACCCAGCCAAGCGTCCAGCACCACCTTGCTGAGCGTTGGTCCAACTCCTAACATACCAGGGGCGGATCGAAAGAGTTCTGTTGTGTCCGTCTACGGAAAGGGCGGGCGTAAGACGTCCGTTATGTCTAGAGGAACGACACAGTCACAGAACACAGTCTCGACTTCGGCCCAATCAGTAAGAAAGGATTCGGGTCTGTCGTCTAGATTGACAAATACGTTTTCTGGGTCGCTGCGAAATCTCTATCTTGCAGACAATCGTCTAGATGACGATGTATTTGATCAAATTACCCTTCTCGCCGAGCTCAGAGTTCTTAACCTGTCATACAACTGGGAGGTCAGCGATATGCCTCAAAGGTCCATGAAGAGTTGGCCGCAGCTTGTAGAGCTGTATCTTTCTGGAAACGTCTTGACGAGTCTTCCGGCTGATGATTTGGAAGAAACAAGCCTTCTTCAAACCCTATATATCAACGGCAACAAATTCACAAATCTTCCGGCTGATATATCAAGAGCGAAGAAGCTTGCGGTTTTGGACTGCGGCAATAATTCTCTCAAGTACAACATTGCCAATGTTCCATATGACTGGAACTGGAATCTGAATCCCAATCTGAGATATCTCAATCTTTCTGGAAACAAGCGGCTAGAGATCAAACAGACTGCTTGGGGCGGCATCGATGGCCCCGGTGCCGTGAATCGGGAGGAATACACCGACTTCAACCGACTCCCCAACTTGAGGATACTTGGATTGATGGACGTCACCCTGACTCAACCCAGCATACCAGACCAGAGCGAAGATAGGCGAGTTAGAACATCCGGGTCACTGGCAGGTCATTTGCCATATGGCATGGCCGACACTCTCGGCAAGAACGAGCATTTGTCGACGGTTGACCTTGTCGTGCCGCGTTTTAACTCGTCAGAAACGGAGATGCTTCTCGGCCTCTTTGATGGCCAGGCACTGTCAAGCGGAGGGTCCAAGATTGCAAAGTATCTGCATGAAAACTTTGGACTCATCTTCGCCCAGGAGCTCAAGGCCTTGAAAACCCGCCAAAGCGAAACACCGGCTGATGCCCTCCGGAGGGCTTTCCTGGCGCTCAACAAAGAACTAGTAACTGCTGCAGTCCAGTATACCGATGATCGCAAGAAGAAATCGCATAGGGGCGTGACCCAGCCGGTCATTCTTAGTAGGGAGGATCTGAATTCCGGAGGAGTCGCCACCGTCTTGTATCTTCAGGGCACAGAGTTGTACGTGGCAAATGTTGGTGATGTCCAAGCTATGGTTATAAAAACCGATAGTAAGCATCACATCTTGACTCGGAAACACGATCCTGCGGAGGTATCAGAACGGTCAAGAATTCGTGAGGCCGGAGGATGGGTTTCTCGCAATGGCCGATTGAACGATGTACTACAAGTATCTCGAGCTTTCGGATATGTTGATTTGATGCCTGCCGTTCAAGCTGCACCTCATGTCACCAACATGACCATTCGGGAGAATGACGACATTATTGTCATGGCTACAAGCGAGCTCTGGGAATATCTTCCACCTGGCCTTATTACAGATATTGCGCGAGCAGAGCGCCAAGATCTCATGCGTGCTGCTCAGAAGCTTCGCGACCTTGCAATGGCTTACGGCGCGTCTGGGAAGATCATGGTTATGATGATTAGTGTAGTCGACCTGAAGAGGAGGGTAGAGCGTTCCCGCCTCCATCGTGGTACAAGTATGTCGCTTTATCCTTCGGGCGTCCCTGCAGAAGCTCCGTATCTTCTTTCTACGAGAAGGGGACGAAAAGGCAAGGGAGATGTCCTCGACTCTTCCCTTAACCGGCTGGAGGCGGAGATCCCGGCACCAACCGGCAACGTCTCTATTGCCTTTACAGATATCAAGAATTCCACGACTCTCTGGGAAATGTACCCCAACGCAATGCGATCAGCCATCAAGTTGCACAACGAAGTCATGCGTCGGCAGCTACGGCGAATTGGAGGTTACGAAGTAAAGACTGAAGGTGACGCCTTCATGGTGTCATTCCCCACCGCGACTTCAGCTCTCCTATGGTGTTTTGCTGTTCAAATGGAACTTCTTGACGTCCCTTGGCCGTCCGAAGTTCTCAATTCAATGTCGTGTCAGCCGATATATGACAAAGACAATGCGCTTATATTCAAAGGGCTGTCTGTTCGTATGGGCATTCATTATGGAGATTGCGTGTGCGAAACAGACCCTGTCACCCGTCGTATGGACTACTTCGGGCCTATGGTCAATAAGGCGTCACGTATATCCGCTGTTGCCGATGGCGGCCAGATTACCGTTTCTTCAGATTTCATTTCTGAAATCCAACGCTGTTTGGAGAATTATCAAGACACTGACCGGAATATCTCAACTGGGTCGGAAGCTTCTTTCGAAGACGAGTCACTTGCGGCTACTATTCGCAAAGACTTGAGGTCTTTGACGTCCCAAGGATTTGAAGTCAAAGAaatgggagagaagaagctaaAGGGTCTAGAAAATCCCGAGATTGTCTACTCTCTATACCCTCATGCCCTCACCGGTCGTATCGAATACCACTTGCAGCATGAACGTCGGGAAGAGACAACAGATAAACCCACTGCCATTATGGGTGGTGAGCTCTCTTTTGATCCGGACGCTATTTGGTCATTGTGGAAAGTCAGCTTGCGTCTTGAGATGCTGTGCAGTACTCTAGAGACAGTTAGAGGACCGGGACTCCAGCCACCCGAGACTGAACTCTTAGAGCGTATGAAGAATAGAGGAGGTGAAGTCACTGAACGCTTCTTGATTAATTTTATGGAACACCAAGTAAGCAGAATAGAG ACTTGTGTATCAACCCTGACGATGCGTCATCTCGCCATTGGCGGCGGAACACTCCGGGAACTTAATCAACTTCGTGCTCCTATGGCCGCTGTATTTGAGGCCTTTATGGCGCAGAAAGAGGAGCTTGAGCGTTACAAGCAAAAATATGGCGAactcgatgacgatgatcgTAGCAACGGGGTTATGACGGCTGACAGTGTCGAAGAATTAGAAGATGGAAGCGATACTGAACAAGAGTAA